In Arachis hypogaea cultivar Tifrunner chromosome 17, arahy.Tifrunner.gnm2.J5K5, whole genome shotgun sequence, a single window of DNA contains:
- the LOC140180713 gene encoding uncharacterized protein, whose amino-acid sequence MWRALRSKNKVKFIDGSIEKPDVNDPLYEAWDICNDYIVSWITLALSPKIAQSVIWHDVPADLWRDLEHRYSQENIFKIDEIDDELSAISKIVRNYREDAYVVQFLKGLNEVYSHVKSQVMLMKPMPKIDQAFSLLLQQERQIHQTEPILDARTLMNTSSNTPQANRRRGHGRGAGRERGRGSSK is encoded by the exons ATGTGGAGAGCGTTAAGATCAAAAAATAAGGTAAAATTTATTGATGGTTCAATTGAAAAACCAGATGTGAATGATCcattatatgaagcatgggataTATGCAACGATTACATTGTTTCTTGGATAACCTTGGCATTAAGTCCAAAAATTGCTCAAAGTGTGATCTGGCACGATGTTCCGGCAGATTTGTGGCGAGACCTAGAACACAGGTATAGTCAAGAAAATATATTCAAGATCGATGAAATTGATGATGAGCTAAGCGCAATCAGCAAG ATTGTCAGAAACTACAGAGAGGATGCCTATGTCGTGCAATTCTTGAAAGGATTGAATGAAGTTTATTCTCATGTAAAGTCTCAAGTCATGTTGATGAAGCCAATGCCAAAGATTGACCAAGCTTTCTCCCTGCTACTTCAGCAAGAAAGGCAAATACATCAGACTGAACCTATACTCGATGCTAGAACCCTCATGAACACTTCAAGCAACACTCCTCAAGCAAATAGAAGAAGGGGGCATGGCAGAGGAGCTggcagagaaagaggaagaggatcTTCAAAATAA
- the LOC112764697 gene encoding MAG2-interacting protein 2, whose translation MEFPLYETRRHASSSTSPSSSSTTTTLQIPNYPPQRQANDGSAGSFRSLLSVRGVSQLKEKWTEYNQPKKLRRLVSLFVSPTAKHVAVAAGNRITVLSKDDDYQVPCGIFAGRSLGTFSMGVWSEDDDILGVADDTDTLYFIKFNGEVIAEIVKKHLKISSPIVGLSFENESDEHKSYMFSVITSDGSLQQIELSYGQSGYTFPNYTSYHRKNLCSNIFCFDRHHELNFLVAVHKNSGSCHLSLWHTNSSRELEQLSSLQFKGLYVKPKDYRGQLTYPKVLISPQGTFITTLDLTGCLHIFKLDREGFTLSRLCLGELDDSSMFDNLSVGGSRSSVGLMDFMWWSDHILAVVERNGVVSLIDILNGSKVQEEGPAYFLPVVEGAPKYKGCLFLLATPSSQERSNPSDVGSTDELQHIEWITEDRLNQFHFSRLLWCLVTFSEKSVPEMYSILISKKRYHDALDFADSHGLDKDEVLKSQWLNSSQGLNEINKYLSSIKDREFVLSECVDRIGPTEDAVKALLDYGLHITDHYRFSEVDDHTSTLVWNARLARLRILQFRDRLETFLGVNMGRFSVQEYGKFRVMPISEAAVALAESGKIGALNLLFKRHPYSLSPFMLEILSAIPETVPAETYVQLLPGRSPPAGVAVRKDDWVECEKMVCFINTSVESHDIQIQVKTEPLVKHFLGTFWPSIDELTNWYKTRARFMDDFSGQLDNCLSFLEFALHKGLSELQQFHQDVLYLYQIIYSDDSDGETSSNMSLAKWGELSDYDKFKFMLKGVKEENVNERLRNRAIPFMHGKLHMVSLSGDISLLDSANQNIEKSFLVRWLTETALVNKLNICLVVIEEGCRNFQSNAYFKSDVEAIDCALQCIYLSTVTDRWSTMASILSKLPPLHGTTIQIENLERRLRLAEGHIEAGRLLAFYQVPKPLNFFVEAESDEKGVKQIIRLILSKFIRRQPSRSDSEWATMWRDMQYLREKAFPFLDLEYILVEFCRGLLKAGKFSLARNYLKGTSSVSLASEKAESLVIQAARDYFFSASSLSCSEIWNARECLNLYPNSANVKAEADIIDALTVKLPNLGVNILPMQFRQIKDPMEIVKMAITSPTGAYFHVDELIEVARLLGLRSADEIAAVEEAIAREAAVSGDLQLAFDLCLVLARKGHGYVWDLCAAIARGPALENMDVDSRKQLLGFALSYCDEESIGELLHAWKDLDLQGQCETLMISTGTNSSRFSLQGSSFNSLPKQSIQNICFQASNDMNTNNQDVHLEKIKEELSAVAKSLAIGDQADWASSLTENVKVLSFAASQLPWLLDLSKKGEHDTKFITGKQYLNIRTQAVVIILSWLARNEFSPRDNLIASLAKSVMEQPVTEEEDIIGCSYLLNLFDAFNGVEIIEEQLKIRKDYQQVCSIMNVGMAYSLLHNSGIGTDPIQRKELLKMRFKEKHASPTSDEIDKLGKVQSSFWREWKLKLEEQKRLTDHSRALQKIIPGVETERFLSGDSIYIENVVLNLIESVKMEKKHILKDILKLADTYGLKSTEVLLQYLSAVLVSDVWTNDDITAEIADCKGKVVDNGANTIETISSIVYPAIDGCNKLRLAYVYGLLAECYLQLESTKDSSPMAYHDHQNSDLRFAHYYRVIEQECKRVSFVNNLNFKNIAGLHGLNFECFSEEVYACIDDSSLSALSKMVQTLANIYGDSLPEGFMSWQDVYKHYILHLLSDLESKAANESSGRTPEYLQSFISKLEHSYGSCRSYIRLLSQSDALGIMKKYFTIIIPLYSSYGFIPDNSTWQDCLIVLLDFWMRLADDMKEVALEESSGETVCFNPVCLISCLKAFMKLVMEDIISPSQGWGSIYGYVQCGLSGESTLEIYNFCKAMIFSGCGYGAVAEVFSVASSESGLASDSGQGSQDLPHFYLDILEAVLQELVNGSHENRNLFHILSSLSKFESDVKVMQCVRRVIWERMVQFSDNLQLPSSIRVYVLELMQYISGKSIKGFSAEMEANVQPWEEWNELLFAGSKSETDVNKQLLDNKDSSNRFTNTLVALKSSQLVASISPSIEITADDLLNVDSAVSCFLKFFGEASNDSHFDALIAILEEWDGLFTTVKDRQRENAAEASEGGNDWNNDDWDEGWESLEEVENTEKVKKGDSASVHPLHVCWTEIFKKLISVSRFSDVLRLIDQSLSKPNVTLLDEDDGRSLSQIALGIDCFAALKMTLLLPYKALHLQCLVAIEDNLRQSIPALMIRNVELLILVLSSGLLTTISSDSTYGKSFSYICYLIGNLSNQCQQALVSGKRINTSEDAENPLLLFRTTLFPMFISELVKADQHVLAGFLVTKFMHTNESLSLINIAEASLDRYLERQLHLLQVNEIPVDKTCITLKNTVGSLRGKMSSLIQSTLPLLPTRVR comes from the exons ATGGAGTTCCCGCTTTACGAGACGCGACGCCACGCTTCTTCTTCCACATCAccgtcttcttcttctactactactACACTGCAAATTCCAAATTACCCTCCGCAACGCCAG GCCAATGATGGCTCTGCAGGGAGCTTCCGCTCTTTGCTTTCGGTTCGAG GTGTGAGTCAGCTGAAGGAGAAGTGGACGGAGTATAATCAGCCGAAGAAGCTCAGGAGATTGGTGTCGCTGTTTGTTTCCCCTACCGCCAAACACGTTGCGGTCGCCGCCGGGAACCGGATAACGGTTCTCAGTAAAGACGATGATTATCAAGTGCCTTGCGGCATTTTCGCCG GTCGCAGCCTTGGTACATTTAGTATGGGAGTGTGGTCTGAAGATGATGACATTCTTGGGGTTGCTGATGATACTGATACGCTATATTTTATCAAATTCAATGGTGAAGTAATAGCTGAAATTGTGAAGAAGCATTTGAAAATATCTTCACCAATTGTTGGCCTATCTTTTGAAAATGAGTCAGATGAGCACAAGTCTTACAT GTTCTCTGTCATTACATCTGATGGTTCACTTCAACAAATTGAGCTCAGTTATGGACAAAGTGGATATACCTTTCCCAATTATACTTCTTATCACAGGAAAAATCTCTGCAGCAATATTTTCTGCTTTGACCGTCATCATGAACTTAACTTTTTGGTGGCTGTTCACAAGAACTCTG GGTCTTGCCATCTTTCTCTTTGGCATACAAATTCAAGTAGAGAACTGGAGCAGTTGTCCTCTTTGCAGTTTAAGGGATTATATGTAAAACCAAAAGATTACAGAGGTCAACTAACATATCCAAAGGTGCTAATCTCACCACAAGGTACATTCATTACTACACTGGATTTGACAGGGTGCTTGCATATTTTTAAGTTGGACAGAGAAGGCTTCACGCTATCTCGGCTTTGCTTGGGGGAGCTAGACGATTCATCAATGTTTGATAATTTATCAGTTGGAGGGAGTAGGTCCTCTGTGGGACTTATGGATTTTATGTGGTGGAGTGACCATATCCTTGCTGTTGTAGAAAGGAATGGTGTTGTTTCATTGATTGACATCCTAAATGGTTCAAAAGTTCAGGAAGAGGGTCCTGCATACTTTTTGCCTGTTGTAGAAGGTGCACCAAAATACAAGGGATGTCTTTTTCTGTTAGCAACTCCGTCATCTCAAGAAAGATCTAATCCTTCTGATGTTGGATCAACAGATGAGTTACAACATATAGAGTGGATCACTGAAGATAGGCTTAATCAGTTTCACTTTTCTAGGTTGCTCTGGTGCCTTGTTACTTTTTCTGAGAAATCTGTCCCTGAAATGTACAGTATATTGATTAGCAAGAAAAGATATCATGATGCTCTGGATTTCGCTGATAGTCATGGACTGGATAAAGATGAAGTTCTGAAGTCACAATGGTTGAATTCTAGTCAAggattaaatgaaataaataaatatttgtcaAGTATTAAGGATAGAGAGTTTGTACTTTCCGAATGTGTTGATAGAATTGGACCTACAGAAGATGCTGTGAAAGCTTTACTGGATTATGGTCTCCACATCACTGACCATTATAGATTCTCAGAAGTAGATGATCATACTTCTACTCTAGTATGGAATGCTCGTTTGGCCAGACTTCGAATTTTGCAATTTAGAGATAGGTTAGAAACATTTCTCGGAGTAAACATGGGAAG GTTTTCTGTGCAGGAATATGGCAAGTTTCGTGTTATGCCTATTAGCGAAGCTGCTGTAGCACTGGCTGAAAGCGGAAAAATTGGTGCCTTAAATTTGCTGTTTAAGCGTCATCCATATTCTTTATCTCCATTTATGTTGGAAATTTTATCTGCCATCCCAGAAACAGTTCCTGCCGAAACATATGTGCAGCTTCTTCCTGGGAGATCTCCTCCTGCTGGTGTTGCAGTGAGGAAAGATGATTGGGTTGAATGTGAGAAGATGGTTTGTTTCATTAACACATCAGTTGAAAGCCATGACATTCAAATCCAAGTCAAAACTGAACCACTTGTTAAACATTTTCTTGGAACTTTTTGGCCATCCATTGATGAGCTCACCAATTGGTATAAAACAAGAGCTAGATTCATGGATGATTTCAGTGGGCAGCTGGATAATTGTTTAAGCTTTCTTGAGTTTGCTCTTCACAAAGGTTTATCTGAGTTGCAGCAATTCCATCAGGATGTCCTATACTTGTATCAAATTATTTATTCTGATGACAGTGATGGCGAAACAAGCTCCAATATGAGTCTTGCCAAGTGGGGAGAGTTGTCGGACtatgataaatttaaatttatgctTAAGGGAGTCAAAGAGGAGAATGTAAATGAAAGACTACGCAATAGAGCTATTCCTTTTATGCATGGAAAGCTTCACATGGTATCTCTAAGCGGAGATATTAGTCTTCTTGATTCTGCAAATCAAAATATAGAGAAATCATTTCTGGTGAGATGGTTGACAGAAACTGCTTTGGTGAATAAATTGAACATATGCTTGGTGGTTATTGAGGAAGGGTGCAGAAACTTCCAAAGTAATGCCTATTTCAAAAGTGATGTTGAAGCTATTGACTGTGCTTTGCAATGCATATATTTGTCCACAGTTACAGATAGGTGGAGTACAATGGCATCCATTCTATCTAAATTACCTCCGCTACAtg GTACTACAATTCAAATAGAGAACCTTGAGAGAAGACTTAGACTTGCTGAAGGTCATATTGAAGCTGGGAGACTCTTGGCATTCTACCAG GTCCCAAAGCCATTAAACTTTTTTGTGGAGGCTGAATCAGATGAGAAGGGTGTCAAACAGATCATTCGCCTTATTCTATCTAAATTTATTCGCCGTCAACCTAGCCGATCTGATAGTGAATGGGCCACTATGTGGCGTGATATGCAATACTTGAGGGAAAAAGCATTTCCTTTCCTGGACCTGGAGtatattttggttgaattttgcaGAGGGCTGCTCAAAGCTGGGAAGTTCTCTCTTGCAAGAAATTACTTGAAGGGTACGAGTTCAGTTTCTTTGGCATCGGAGAAGGCAGAAAGCCTTGTCATTCAAGCAGCTAGGGATTACTTTTTCTCAGCTTCAAGTCTTTCTTGTTCAGAA ATCTGGAATGCTAGAGAATGCCTTAACCTATATCCAAATAGTGCAAATGTCAAGGCAGAGGCAGATATTATTGATGCACTTACAGTTAAGCTTCCCAACCTTGGGGTGAACATTCTGCCCATGCAGTTCAGGCAAATAAAGGATCCTATGGAGATTGTGAAAATGGCAATCACAAGTCCAACTGGAGCATATTTTCATGTTGATGAACTTATTGAAGTTGCTAGACTTCTTGGCCTGAGGTCTGCAGATGAAATAGCAGCTGTTGAGGAAGCTATTGCTAGAGAAGCTGCAGTTTCAGGTGATTTGCAATTGGCATTTGATCTTTGTCTTGTTTTGGCCCGCAAGGGGCATGGTTACGTATGGGATTTATGTGCTGCAATTGCAAGAGGTCCTGCTCTTGAAAATATGGATGTAGACTCTAGAAAGCAACTTTTAGGCTTTGCTTTGAGCTACTGTGATGAGGAATCCATTGGGGAGCTTCTCCATGCATGGAAAGACTTGGATTTGCAAGGCCAGTGTGAAACATTAATGATTTCGACAGGGACAAATTCTTCAAGATTTTCATTACAGGGTTCGTCTTTTAACTCACTTCCCAAACAAAGCATTCAAAATATTTGCTTTCAAGCGTCTAATGACATGAATACCAACAATCAGGATGTTCATCttgagaaaattaaagaagagcttTCTGCTGTTGCTAAAAGCTTAGCTATTGGTGATCAAGCAGATTGGGCATCGTCCTTGACTGAAAATGTAAAAGTTCTGTCTTTTGCTGCTTCACAACTCCCTTGGTTGCTTGACTTGAGTAAGAAAGGAGAACATGATACAAAATTCATAACTGGGAAGCAGTATTTGAACATCAGAACACAGGCTGTGGTGATCATTTTGTCCTGGTTGGCTAGAAATGAATTTTCCCCTAGAGACAATCTGATTGCTTCTCTAGCAAAATCAGTTATGGAGCAACCAGTTACTGAAGAAGAAGATATAATTGGGTGTTCTTATCTTTTGAATCTTTTTGATGCTTTCAATGGAGTGGAAATTATAGAAGAACAGCTCAAAATACGAAAAGATTACCAGCAAGTTTGTAGCATCATGAATGTTGGGATGGCTTACAGCTTATTACACAATTCTGGAATAGGGACTGATCCTATTCAGAGGAAGGAGCTATTGAAGATGAGGTTTAAGGAAAAGCATGCATCACCCACTTCTG ATGAAATAGATAAGCTTGGCAAGGTACAGTCCTCATTTTGGAGAGAGTGGAAACTGAAACTAGAAGAGCAAAAGCGTCTGACTGATCATTCCAGAGCACTACAAAAGATAATTCCTGGGGTTGAAACAGAGCGTTTTCTGTCTGGGGATTCCATTTATATTGAGAATGTAGTTCTTAATCTCATTGAGTCAGTAAAAATGGAGAAAAAGCACATTCTGAAGGACATTTTAAAATTGGCTGATACTTATGGCTTAAAGAGTACTGAG GTGCTATTGCAATACTTAAGTGCTGTCCTTGTTTCTGATGTTTGGACAAATGATGATATTACAGCTGAAATTGCagattgtaaaggaaaagtagtTGACAATGGAGCCAATACCATTGAAACCATTTCATCAATTGTATACCCAGCAATTGATGGGTGCAACAAACTCCGGCTTGCTTATGTGTATGGCCTGTTGGCAGAGTGCTACTTGCAGCTGGAAAGCACCAAAGATTCATCACCAATGGCATATCATGATCATCAAAATTCTGATTTAAGGTTTGCTCATTATTACAGAGTCATTGAGCAAGAGTGCAAACGTGTATCATTTGTTAACAATCTTAACTTCAAAAATATAGCTGGTTTACATGGTTTGAATTTTGAGTGTTTTAGTGAGGAAGTTTATGCATGTATAGACGACAGTAGCTTGTCAGCTTTGTCAAAAATGGTACAGACTCTTGCAAATATTTACGGCGATTCATTGCCCGAGGGATTCATGTCATGGCAGGATGTCTACAAGCATTACATCCTGCATTTGCTCAGTGATTTGGAGAGCAAAGCTGCAAATGAATCTAGTGGCAGAACGCCTGAGTACCTTCAAAGCTTCATAAGTAAGCTTGAGCACAGCTATGGTTCATGCCGATCATACATTAGACTTTTGAGTCAGTCTGATGCTTTGGGGATCATGAAGAAGTACTTCACTATAATCATTCCTCTTTACAGTTCTTATGGATTCATACCAGACAATTCAACATGGCAAGACTGTCTTATTGTTCTTCTAGACTTCTGGATGAGACTGGCAGATGATATGAAAGAAGTTGCATTGGAGGAAAGCTCAGGAGAAACTGTTTGCTTCAATCCAGTGTGTTTAATAAGTTGTCTGAAAGCTTTTATGAAATTGGTGATGGAGGATATAATCTCACCAAGTCAGGGATGGGGAAGTATTTATGGCTATGTCCAGTGTGGTTTGAGTGGCGAGTCTACTTTAGAAATTTATAATTTCTGCAAAGCTATGATTTTTTCTGGCTGTGGGTATGGGGCCGTTGCTGAGGTTTTTTCTGTTGCATCGTCAGAATCAGGTTTAGCTTCTGATTCTGGCCAAGGTTCCCAAGATCTTCCTCATTTCTATTTGGATATTCTGGAAGCTGTTCTGCAGGAATTAGTCAATGGATCCCATGAGAACCGGAACCTGTTTCATATATTGTCATCTTTAAGCAAGTTTGAAAGTGATGTAAAAGTCATGCAATGTGTTAGACGTGTAATTTGGGAAAGAATGGTACAGTTCTCCGACAATTTACAGTTGCCAAGCTCCATCAGAGTTTATGTGTTAGAGCTTATGCAATATATATCAGGTAAAAGTATAAAGGGTTTCTCAGCTGAAATGGAAGCCAATGTCCAACCGTGGGAAGAATGGAATGAGTTGCTTTTTGCTGGCAGCAAGAGTGAGACTGATGTCAACAAGCAGTTGCTGGATAACAAAGATTCTTCTAATAGGTTTACAAATACTCTGGTTGCTCTAAAATCATCTCAGCTTGTAGCATCGATCTCTCCTAGCATAGAAATCACCGCAGACGACCTATTGAATGTAGACTCGGCTGTTTCTTGCTTTCTGAAGTTCTTTGGAGAAGCGAGTAATGATTCCCACTTTGATGCTCTGATAGCTATTTTGGAAGAGTGGGATGGACTGTTCACAACAGTGAAAGATCGACAAAGAGAAAATGCTGCTGAAGCATCTGAAGGTGGGAATGACTGGAACAATGATGATTGGGACGAGGGATGGGAAAGTCTTGAGGAAGTGGAAAACACCGAGAAAGTAAAGAAAGGGGACTCTGCTTCTGTTCATCCGTTACATGTGTGTTGGACAGAAATATTTAAAAAGCTCATAAGCGTATCAAGGTTTAGTGATGTGCTGAGACTGATTGATCAATCATTATCAAAACCGAATGTTACGTTACTTGATGAAGATGATGGCAGGAGCTTAAGCCAGATAGCACTCGGCATCGATTGCTTTGCGGCTTTGAAGATGACATTGTTGCTGCCTTACAAAGCATTACACTTACAGTGTCTGGTTGCAATTGAGGATAACTTGCGTCAAAGCATCCCTGCTTTAATGATTAGGAATGTTGAGTTACTAATTCTCGTTCTCTCATCTGGGCTTCTCACTACTATCTCCAGCGACTCCACCTATGGTAAAAGTTTCTCTTATATCTGCTATTTGATTGGAAACTTATCCAATCAATGTCAACAAGCTTTGGTATCAGGTAAAAGAATCAACACTAGTGAAGACGCTGAGAATCCATTGCTGCTTTTCAGAACGACCCTTTTCCCTATGTTCATATCAGAACTTGTGAAAGCTGATCAGCATGTTCTAGCTGGATTTCTTGTCACAAAATTCATGCACACTAATGAGTCGCTGAGTCTCATTAACATTGCAGAGGCCAGTCTCGATAGGTATCTGGAAAGGCAGTTGCACTTGCTACAGGTCAATGAGATCCCTGTTGACAAGACATGTATAACACTGAAGAACACTGTTGGAAGCTTGAGAGGCAAGATGAGCAGTTTAATCCAGTCCACATTGCCATTGCTTCCTACTAGAGTTAGATGA